From Shewanella acanthi:
CCTACTGCTGTGAGCTTTCGTCATCCATAAAAAAACAGAGCACTAATTCATATTAGTGCTCTGTTTAACTATCCCTTGAAGGTATCAAGGGATCAAGTTGTTAGGCAGATTTTAAGCTGCACTTTTAACTGTCACAAACTCAGGGTAGGCGTCGATACCACAATCAGAAGCATCCATACCATTGTACTCTTCTTCCTCGGATACGCGGATACCTAAGGTCATCTTCAGTACAAACCATACTGCGAATGATGCTGTGAATACCCAGGCGAAGATGATGGCCGCGCCGATTAATTGTGAGCTAAAAGATGCATCGGCATTCGACAAAGGAACGCACATTAAACCGAAGAAACCCGCAACACCGTGAACAGAGATAGCACCTACTGGGTCATCAATCTTGATACGGTCGAAACCTACAATAGCAAATACCACGATACCACCAGCAACCAGACCAATCACACCGGCCATTAATAATGAGGGTGATAATGGGTCAGCGGTAATGGCGACAAGACCTGCCAGAATACCGTTGAGGATCATGGTTAAGTCTGCTTTACCCCAGATCATTTTGCACACGATCAGCGCAGAGATAGCACCGAAGGCCGCTGCAGTATTCGTGTTAACGAACACTTTAGCCACAGAGCTTGCGTTAGCAGCGTCAGATACCATCAGTTGTGAACCACCGTTGAAGCCGAACCAACCCATCCACAGAATGAACATACCTAAGGTCGCCATTGGCAAGTTAGAGCCTGGGATTGGGTTTACTTGACCGTTTGGACCGTATTTACCCTTACGCGCCCCCAGTAATAACACACCAGCGATGGCTGCAGCTGCACCTGTCATGTGCACGATACCGCTACCTGCGAAGTCAACGAAACCAAGTTGAGAGATAAAACCTGAGCCCCATGTCCAGTAACCTTCAACTGGGTAGATAATACCCGTCATCACCACAGAGAAGAGTAAGAAAGCCCAAAGCTTCATGCGTTCTGCCACTGCGCCCGAGACAATCGACATTGCCGTTGCCACGAACACCACTTGGAAGAAGAAGTCAGATTCTAATGCATGATCAGCATCGGCAGCCTGAGTGCCGATGAGTATGCCAAGAGATGGCAACCAACCGCCTTCTGTGTTGTCGACGTACATGATGTTGTAGCCAACCAGCAGATACATCACACAGGCAATTGCGTATAACACGACGTTTTTAGTTAAAATTTCAGTGGTATTTTTAGAGCGCACTAAACCCGCTTCGAGCATGGCGAAACCCGCAGCCATCCACATCACTAATGCGCCAGAAATCAAAAAGTAAAAGGTATCGAGTGCAAAACGCAGTTCAGAGACCGTGACACCTAATTTGGTTAATTCTTCCATCTTCGCCCCCTATAGCGCTTCAGTATCGAGTTCACCCGTACGAATACGGATTGCATGTTCTAAGTCGACAACGAAAATCTTTCCGTCGCCAATTTTTCCCGTATGAGCTGCAGTGGTAATGGCCTCAATCAGCATGTCTAGGTTTTCTGCTTTAGTGGCTATTTCTAATTTTACCTTAGGCAGGAAATCAACCTGATACTCGGCGCCACGGTACAACTCAGTGTGCCCTTTCTGACGGCCAAAACCTTTAACCTCGGTCACCGTCATACCCTCAATGCCAATTCCGGCGATAGCTTCACGGACATCATCCAATTTAAACGGCTTGATGATAGCGCTGACTAGTTTCATCCTGACCTCCAAAAAACACGATTGTTATTAACTTGTGTCAGAGGTAATTCAATCATCAGGCCAATATTTTAAATTG
This genomic window contains:
- a CDS encoding ammonium transporter, giving the protein MEELTKLGVTVSELRFALDTFYFLISGALVMWMAAGFAMLEAGLVRSKNTTEILTKNVVLYAIACVMYLLVGYNIMYVDNTEGGWLPSLGILIGTQAADADHALESDFFFQVVFVATAMSIVSGAVAERMKLWAFLLFSVVMTGIIYPVEGYWTWGSGFISQLGFVDFAGSGIVHMTGAAAAIAGVLLLGARKGKYGPNGQVNPIPGSNLPMATLGMFILWMGWFGFNGGSQLMVSDAANASSVAKVFVNTNTAAAFGAISALIVCKMIWGKADLTMILNGILAGLVAITADPLSPSLLMAGVIGLVAGGIVVFAIVGFDRIKIDDPVGAISVHGVAGFFGLMCVPLSNADASFSSQLIGAAIIFAWVFTASFAVWFVLKMTLGIRVSEEEEYNGMDASDCGIDAYPEFVTVKSAA
- a CDS encoding P-II family nitrogen regulator, whose protein sequence is MKLVSAIIKPFKLDDVREAIAGIGIEGMTVTEVKGFGRQKGHTELYRGAEYQVDFLPKVKLEIATKAENLDMLIEAITTAAHTGKIGDGKIFVVDLEHAIRIRTGELDTEAL